Proteins encoded together in one Nitrospirota bacterium window:
- the cas6 gene encoding CRISPR system precrRNA processing endoribonuclease RAMP protein Cas6, translating to MNTMDKADLNLCNTSNIIQSLSGFTLTPLEFTLSPLEKIHLGPDEVKGDRWRGGFGEALRNLACFYRWEETECTQCNLTPDCFYFLYFATNRPHPYIMRPKLDSKRVYNSGEDMSLEIVLIGEATGHADKFIKTIEELGRTGIGTRRGRFRIKDVEVRKPVSFRGFFHSEVQSMEELTIELLTPLKIKDEEKGIYYTEVSFETLFRLLIKRIINLNNLYCNGRSFDKERIEPEKQDLLTLAGKIETKAYTEWRDFNRFSSRQHKSLKIGGQLGIIRYNGEIGRFYPYLKMGEVLGVGQHTTSGFGRYRLLPPEKQEYKVRV from the coding sequence ATGAATACCATGGATAAGGCAGATTTAAATTTATGCAATACTTCCAACATAATCCAGTCACTGAGCGGTTTTACTTTAACACCACTTGAATTTACACTCTCCCCTCTTGAAAAAATCCATCTCGGCCCTGACGAGGTTAAGGGCGACAGATGGCGTGGCGGATTCGGGGAGGCACTGAGGAATCTGGCATGTTTTTATAGGTGGGAGGAGACCGAGTGCACTCAGTGTAACCTTACACCAGATTGTTTCTACTTCTTATACTTTGCTACAAACAGACCCCATCCATACATAATGCGTCCCAAGCTCGATTCAAAAAGGGTGTATAATTCAGGGGAAGATATGTCACTTGAAATTGTTCTGATAGGTGAAGCAACTGGACATGCGGATAAGTTTATTAAAACTATTGAGGAGCTTGGCAGGACAGGTATCGGAACAAGAAGAGGAAGATTCAGGATAAAAGATGTAGAGGTAAGAAAACCCGTGAGTTTCAGAGGGTTTTTTCACTCAGAGGTTCAATCAATGGAAGAACTTACAATTGAACTCCTAACCCCCTTAAAAATAAAGGATGAAGAAAAGGGTATTTATTATACAGAGGTATCTTTTGAAACCCTGTTCAGACTTTTAATAAAGAGGATTATAAACCTTAACAACCTTTACTGCAATGGCAGGAGTTTTGACAAGGAGCGGATCGAACCCGAAAAACAGGACCTTTTAACCTTGGCCGGTAAGATTGAAACAAAAGCATATACAGAATGGCGGGATTTTAACAGATTTTCCTCAAGACAGCATAAATCCCTGAAAATAGGTGGACAATTAGGGATAATAAGGTATAATGGAGAAATAGGCCGGTTTTATCCATATCTTAAGATGGGAGAGGTGCTCGGAGTCGGGCAGCATACAACAAGCGGATTCGGAAGATACCGCTTGTTGCCGCCTGAGAAACAGGAATATAAGGTAAGAGTTTAA
- a CDS encoding DUF86 domain-containing protein produces the protein MKLNMEMLTGRIDAIRVALSRLRELSELSREEFLEDYKNPASAETFIRHCLEAIFDIGRHVLAKTGKVRLTHEYKNIAKGLGESGIISKPLMYKLMEMAGYRNRIVHFYHEITDEELYEILQNDLKDIEHFILEIGRFIKDYKVKENTMRN, from the coding sequence ATGAAGTTGAATATGGAGATGCTGACAGGGAGAATCGACGCCATAAGAGTTGCGCTTTCACGTTTAAGAGAACTGAGTGAACTGTCAAGGGAAGAGTTTCTTGAAGACTATAAAAACCCTGCCTCTGCTGAGACGTTTATCCGGCATTGTCTTGAGGCAATATTTGATATCGGAAGACATGTTCTTGCTAAAACAGGCAAGGTCAGGTTGACACATGAATACAAAAACATAGCAAAGGGACTTGGAGAAAGCGGGATTATATCAAAACCACTCATGTATAAACTCATGGAGATGGCAGGTTATCGTAACAGGATTGTCCACTTTTATCATGAAATCACGGATGAAGAATTATATGAAATACTTCAGAACGACCTGAAAGATATAGAGCATTTTATTCTGGAAATTGGAAGGTTTATAAAGGATTATAAGGTAAAAGAAAATACGATGAGGAATTGA
- a CDS encoding RAMP superfamily CRISPR-associated protein: protein MRKEDKLYNIQYKIEFSSPFIIASSVTDPGKYDMVSLLSDGVPYIPASSVRGRVKASIWQHCYENKYWGSYDLCDAQSKGEGKYCQPDYGKDNFSLCPLCRIFGIPGGEIKRSFDFSGAYVTKPYDQIFKNLFESTGDIYTRRARNSIDPLLRRAREDALFSSGLIDMPVGLVGNILEMPDHKRYSDDIRYFDYSLALLCLRLITEIGGNRNRGLGQCRVIPENGWKSHINKHIADWKNAIRQAERVL from the coding sequence TTGAGGAAGGAGGATAAACTGTATAACATTCAATACAAGATTGAATTCTCTTCTCCCTTTATTATAGCTTCTTCAGTAACAGATCCTGGGAAGTATGATATGGTTTCTCTCCTTTCAGACGGAGTTCCCTATATCCCTGCCTCAAGTGTAAGGGGAAGGGTTAAGGCATCCATCTGGCAACATTGTTATGAAAATAAATACTGGGGGAGCTATGATCTCTGCGATGCTCAATCCAAAGGAGAAGGTAAGTACTGTCAGCCTGATTACGGAAAGGATAACTTCAGTCTTTGCCCTCTTTGTCGCATATTTGGGATACCTGGAGGCGAAATAAAAAGGAGTTTTGACTTCTCAGGAGCTTATGTTACGAAACCATATGATCAAATTTTCAAGAACTTATTCGAGTCTACCGGAGATATTTATACACGACGTGCACGGAACAGTATCGATCCCTTACTGAGAAGAGCGAGAGAGGATGCACTTTTTTCATCAGGACTGATTGATATGCCGGTTGGTCTTGTGGGGAACATATTAGAAATGCCTGACCATAAACGATATTCTGATGATATACGTTACTTTGATTATTCATTGGCTTTACTCTGCCTTAGACTGATAACTGAAATTGGTGGGAATAGAAACAGGGGGCTCGGTCAATGCCGGGTTATCCCTGAAAACGGTTGGAAATCACATATCAATAAACATATAGCCGATTGGAAGAATGCTATAAGACAGGCAGAGAGAGTGTTATGA
- a CDS encoding RAMP superfamily CRISPR-associated protein yields MKSHYFKGELVLQSPLHLGSGEKDDYIDSLVLREMDGVPVISGTSICGIMASLAKKRLRLEKVPTENIDAEPVFKALFGSAAEERNGRNEGRESRLIVHDAQLIPASMGTSFIQDRTSINRERGSAEEQHLFHDEVISSKSRFSFSCVFREKNVIEEEKALQDHGRGPDKEAFHLFLDLLELMEKGWASIGGKTGTGHGEFTIENLKCSVFDSSNPEDVLRFVLDGVDALEQINLINLRDNLKTNPLRTSNHSGDKYPGPEVLIIEGVLRPIDPIMVKTGYSLESVSYKGSKKEEGQPIDKLQDFPPLNDLISVDSAFCLNEEGIPYLPGSSIRGCLRSHAERMVRTMIFERFKNNDPFKNDRDGRFTLNAIWDLKRLRDKGKEFKKAGFNDVYDNACIISKLFGFPAMGGRIYFSDAVPIDANKFKNRLKLLDHVAIDRFTGGAAHGKKFNSRPFYPFYEVGRFPENDDLPDDSGDICFKIEIHDFKLWHFGLVSLLLKDLHNARISVGFGKNKGFGRVKLLPGSTRMEAITHGNGVLSEMATTPTSKVGGFRYVSATIKPDRYFWISPENGILYEVVKNAVSSFREKVLEWTPENIIPEAEIK; encoded by the coding sequence ATGAAGAGTCATTATTTTAAAGGTGAGCTTGTTCTTCAAAGTCCACTTCATCTTGGCTCTGGTGAAAAAGATGATTATATTGATAGTCTTGTCTTACGAGAAATGGATGGAGTTCCTGTAATTTCCGGAACGTCCATCTGTGGCATAATGGCATCCCTTGCAAAGAAAAGACTGAGACTTGAAAAAGTGCCAACAGAGAATATTGATGCTGAACCTGTTTTTAAGGCGCTCTTTGGGTCAGCAGCAGAAGAAAGGAATGGCAGAAACGAAGGTAGAGAATCAAGACTTATTGTGCATGACGCACAGTTAATTCCTGCTTCAATGGGCACGTCATTTATACAGGATAGAACTTCCATCAACCGGGAGAGGGGTAGCGCTGAGGAGCAGCATCTTTTCCATGATGAAGTTATTTCTTCAAAAAGCAGATTCAGTTTTTCCTGTGTATTTAGAGAAAAGAATGTTATTGAGGAAGAAAAAGCTCTTCAAGACCATGGCAGGGGACCAGATAAAGAAGCATTCCATTTATTCCTTGACCTGCTTGAATTAATGGAAAAGGGCTGGGCTTCTATCGGGGGAAAGACAGGCACAGGTCATGGAGAATTTACGATTGAGAATTTAAAATGTTCCGTATTCGATAGTTCCAACCCTGAAGATGTCTTAAGGTTTGTGCTCGATGGAGTAGACGCCTTGGAACAGATTAATTTAATAAATTTAAGAGACAATTTAAAAACCAATCCCTTAAGAACAAGCAATCACTCAGGTGATAAGTATCCTGGGCCAGAGGTTCTCATTATAGAAGGTGTGCTCAGACCCATTGATCCGATTATGGTAAAGACAGGTTATTCTCTTGAATCAGTCAGTTATAAAGGATCTAAAAAGGAGGAAGGACAGCCAATTGATAAGTTGCAAGATTTTCCACCCCTTAATGATCTAATATCGGTTGATTCAGCTTTCTGCCTTAATGAAGAAGGGATACCATATCTTCCGGGTTCTTCAATTAGAGGTTGCCTCCGTTCCCATGCAGAGCGGATGGTACGAACAATGATCTTCGAAAGATTTAAGAATAATGATCCTTTTAAAAATGACAGGGACGGCAGATTTACTCTGAATGCCATCTGGGATTTGAAAAGACTTAGAGACAAAGGTAAAGAGTTTAAAAAAGCAGGTTTTAATGATGTATATGATAATGCCTGTATTATCAGTAAATTATTCGGTTTTCCTGCAATGGGTGGAAGGATATATTTTTCTGATGCCGTCCCGATAGATGCAAATAAATTTAAAAATAGGCTCAAACTCCTTGACCATGTGGCAATTGACAGGTTCACTGGTGGTGCGGCTCACGGCAAGAAATTTAATTCAAGACCTTTCTACCCATTCTATGAAGTGGGTAGATTCCCTGAAAATGATGACCTGCCGGATGATTCAGGAGATATCTGTTTTAAGATAGAAATCCATGACTTTAAATTGTGGCACTTCGGGCTTGTATCATTATTGCTTAAAGACCTCCATAATGCCAGGATTTCGGTAGGTTTTGGGAAGAATAAAGGCTTCGGTAGAGTAAAACTCCTTCCGGGGAGTACAAGGATGGAAGCGATTACACATGGTAACGGTGTGCTTTCTGAAATGGCTACTACTCCTACTTCAAAGGTTGGAGGATTTCGGTATGTCTCTGCAACAATAAAACCAGATAGGTATTTCTGGATTTCACCTGAAAACGGGATATTGTATGAGGTCGTTAAGAATGCAGTCTCTTCATTCAGAGAAAAAGTCTTAGAATGGACCCCTGAAAATATAATCCCGGAGGCTGAGATAAAGTGA
- a CDS encoding PAS domain-containing sensor histidine kinase: protein MKKMDTYFAPAERANEKELIEEIETVNRNPVMSGLLHSISGLLAILDEHRQIITLNDSFLKMLGIKDPAEALGLRTGEALQCIHAQDEPAGCGTTKFCSTCGAAIAIVSSLSQDKPVERICALTANRGGRTVDIALLVRSHPINISGTRFLLLFLQDISIQQQRAALERTFFHDVNNMLTGLVGASEMLSLEDNKENLIKIIHQSSLRLKKEVEIQRSLSQSETYTYHPLIHETSTGQILEELQSFFVNHPVARNKNLQFPTSYPALSINTDMSLLLRVLYNMLTNALESAGENGTVKVWLDHNDNLLSFYVWNRQLIPQDIAQRVFQRNFTTKEGAGRGIGTYSMKLFGEQILGGQVSFTTSEEEGTVFTFSVPL from the coding sequence ATGAAAAAGATGGACACCTACTTCGCCCCTGCAGAACGGGCCAATGAAAAAGAGCTTATTGAGGAAATTGAGACAGTAAACAGAAACCCTGTAATGTCCGGGTTGCTCCATTCAATCAGCGGATTACTCGCCATCCTGGATGAACACCGGCAGATTATTACCCTGAACGATTCATTTCTGAAAATGCTTGGCATTAAGGATCCGGCTGAAGCCCTGGGATTGCGGACAGGGGAAGCGCTGCAGTGTATTCATGCCCAGGACGAACCTGCCGGATGCGGCACCACCAAATTCTGTTCAACCTGCGGGGCCGCAATAGCAATAGTCTCCAGCCTTAGCCAGGACAAGCCTGTTGAAAGAATCTGCGCGCTAACGGCAAACAGAGGGGGCCGGACAGTTGATATTGCACTGCTGGTTAGATCTCACCCGATAAATATCTCCGGAACAAGATTCCTTTTACTCTTCCTGCAGGATATCAGCATCCAGCAGCAAAGGGCAGCACTGGAAAGAACGTTTTTTCATGATGTCAACAACATGCTGACAGGACTTGTTGGGGCAAGTGAAATGCTTTCACTTGAAGATAACAAGGAGAATCTGATCAAAATCATTCACCAGTCATCGTTACGTCTGAAAAAAGAAGTGGAGATACAAAGAAGCCTTTCACAAAGCGAAACCTATACATATCATCCCCTGATACACGAAACCTCAACAGGACAGATACTGGAAGAACTTCAATCATTTTTCGTCAACCACCCGGTAGCCCGCAACAAAAACCTGCAATTTCCAACATCTTACCCTGCCCTGTCAATCAATACAGATATGTCATTATTGTTGCGTGTCCTTTATAACATGCTCACGAATGCCCTTGAGTCCGCTGGGGAGAACGGTACGGTAAAAGTATGGCTGGACCACAACGACAATCTTCTCTCCTTTTACGTATGGAACAGGCAACTGATTCCACAGGATATCGCTCAAAGGGTATTTCAACGCAATTTTACCACCAAAGAGGGTGCAGGAAGGGGAATCGGCACATATTCCATGAAATTATTCGGGGAACAAATCCTTGGCGGACAGGTGAGTTTTACAACATCCGAGGAAGAAGGAACGGTATTCACGTTTTCCGTGCCCTTATGA
- a CDS encoding pilus assembly protein: MKKVLIDAGPIIALFNRKDKYHNRVTEYLKRYAGKLITTWPVITEASHMLDFNVNAQIAFLEWINRGGVEVFEISVNKIKRIIEITNKYKDIPMDLADASLIIVSEEAGIKEILTIDNDYYIYRTIKKEMIKNVLDY, encoded by the coding sequence TTGAAAAAGGTTCTCATTGATGCTGGCCCAATAATCGCATTGTTTAACAGAAAAGACAAATATCACAATAGAGTAACAGAATACCTAAAAAGATATGCAGGGAAATTAATTACTACATGGCCTGTTATAACGGAAGCAAGTCATATGCTGGATTTTAACGTAAATGCACAAATTGCATTTTTGGAATGGATAAATAGAGGTGGAGTTGAAGTATTTGAAATATCGGTTAACAAAATAAAAAGAATAATAGAAATTACTAATAAGTATAAGGATATACCAATGGACCTTGCTGATGCCAGTTTAATTATAGTTTCAGAAGAAGCTGGAATAAAGGAAATACTAACAATAGATAACGATTATTATATTTACAGAACCATAAAAAAAGAAATGATAAAAAATGTTTTGGATTATTGA
- a CDS encoding nucleotidyltransferase domain-containing protein, which produces MRKERFDRICKDYGILAAYIFGSRAEEGAAFLEGKEYEKTEDPLADIDMGVVFLERPLSPKERIRTYGRLYSELNEILSPFTLDLIFLQETGVILQFEAISGLVVYSCDEDRRLEYEEMVIKLYQDWKPDYDRYTKEVLEAISG; this is translated from the coding sequence ATGAGGAAGGAAAGGTTTGACAGGATTTGTAAGGACTACGGGATACTTGCGGCCTATATTTTCGGCTCCAGGGCTGAGGAGGGTGCTGCCTTTCTCGAAGGCAAGGAATACGAAAAGACGGAGGATCCTCTTGCTGATATAGACATGGGCGTTGTGTTCCTTGAAAGACCGTTGAGTCCAAAAGAGAGGATAAGGACCTACGGAAGGCTCTATTCAGAACTGAACGAAATACTCTCGCCTTTTACGCTGGATCTTATCTTCCTGCAGGAGACCGGCGTTATTCTTCAGTTTGAGGCGATCAGCGGTTTGGTGGTCTACAGTTGTGACGAAGACCGGAGGCTTGAATATGAAGAGATGGTAATAAAGCTCTATCAGGACTGGAAGCCTGATTACGACCGGTACACAAAAGAAGTGCTGGAGGCTATAAGCGGATGA
- a CDS encoding ribbon-helix-helix domain-containing protein produces MLTVRLPKEMEDEIDRIAALEKATKSQIIKEALKAYIKTRKMEKTPYELGVDLFGKYEFKDTELSQNYKKKLKDKLIEKGSH; encoded by the coding sequence ATGTTAACTGTCAGATTACCAAAAGAAATGGAAGATGAAATAGACAGAATAGCTGCTTTAGAAAAGGCCACAAAATCCCAGATAATAAAAGAAGCTTTAAAAGCATATATAAAAACAAGGAAAATGGAAAAGACCCCATATGAACTTGGAGTGGATTTATTCGGAAAGTATGAATTTAAAGATACAGAACTTTCACAGAATTATAAAAAGAAATTAAAGGATAAATTAATTGAAAAAGGTTCTCATTGA
- a CDS encoding class I SAM-dependent methyltransferase: protein MNRMRTDFDERYRKGDLPWDTGRHDKNLELVIREEQIAPCPALELGAGTGSDAIWLAQQGFRVTALDMSPTAIGIARKKAAAAGVEIEFIVADILRDEIPSGPFGFVFDRGCFHTFDLPEERSRLAEIVWRHLNPGGYWFSLIASSDGPKRESGPPTRSALDIVSAVESWFEIISLKTTSFDSKLPEAPRSWACLMRRRDKASTEH, encoded by the coding sequence ATGAACAGAATGAGAACTGACTTTGATGAGCGGTACAGGAAAGGAGACCTGCCATGGGATACCGGAAGACATGACAAAAACCTTGAGCTTGTTATAAGAGAAGAGCAAATAGCCCCCTGCCCTGCCCTGGAACTTGGTGCAGGAACCGGCAGTGATGCTATCTGGCTGGCACAGCAGGGTTTTAGAGTAACTGCATTGGACATGTCGCCGACTGCAATCGGGATAGCCCGCAAAAAGGCCGCAGCAGCCGGTGTAGAGATTGAATTCATTGTTGCAGATATTCTCAGAGACGAAATACCTTCAGGTCCTTTTGGTTTCGTATTTGATCGTGGCTGTTTTCATACTTTTGATCTCCCGGAAGAAAGATCACGTTTGGCTGAAATCGTATGGAGACACCTGAATCCCGGAGGTTACTGGTTCAGCCTCATTGCCAGCAGCGACGGACCCAAACGGGAATCCGGACCACCAACACGGTCTGCCCTTGATATTGTATCGGCAGTGGAATCATGGTTTGAGATCATCTCCCTGAAGACCACATCTTTTGACTCTAAACTTCCTGAGGCACCCCGCTCCTGGGCATGCCTGATGCGAAGACGCGACAAGGCCTCAACAGAGCACTGA
- a CDS encoding TIGR03986 family CRISPR-associated RAMP protein, with amino-acid sequence MKFIYPYNFVPCEDETKRDKFKPTHLYNGLSGRIEYRLKTLTPLFIPDPEGTTVYQLANEAEKKKTHKVMDFFNVNDRLCLPPTSIKGMVRNVVEAATNSSFGVLSSYPYPTVRKPPDQAEPLVVTKEGKDNGNGWEFKEADAFKVNKDWCGESEGDSNYIPYCAEIEFRSSGRKVVYLKYENEGKSIEKGNKTEGDIYGKGLLYRPVKPIEDQPKLFKIICHFDGENNTADLDFSKVAKRTDISNRMIKQYKEAYPEWKLKKHSILFFMKRFHFSNEETCDKPTIGRVLAHKMVEECSVEDLIKHSTRSALYPKTPERLCPATRLLGWVPEKEGSEQGIAGRVRFKTAWSDKKLENTILIPLKILASPKPKYYPFYLKPKDNNIDPNEKAAYYTKSEKEWAKIPGTIRGRKFYLHHPAAMKDDWQTHISYEHEHLSEEGKKEPTQPHINQNSTCAVLPPNAEFKGTIEFESLDEYELGMLLWCLTLSDNPLKASQDFAHKLGMGKGIGMGSVQFNIETVVIERPEKSWFDMESTEVELDSIDTNPVTESNLQEYVRKFKAWLVTGSPEGEDRSNNFKELPFIKNLLLIFEKNLAGDTPVQYYPPGTYADKGFEYFMKQRAKRLQNNEEPLKTPAAIKSGNHQKG; translated from the coding sequence ATGAAATTCATTTATCCATATAACTTTGTCCCCTGCGAAGATGAAACAAAGAGGGATAAATTCAAACCAACTCATCTATATAATGGGCTATCCGGACGTATAGAATATAGACTTAAAACTTTAACTCCCCTTTTTATTCCTGACCCTGAAGGAACCACAGTTTACCAACTGGCAAATGAAGCTGAAAAGAAAAAAACCCATAAAGTTATGGACTTCTTTAATGTTAATGACCGCCTATGTCTGCCCCCGACATCAATAAAGGGAATGGTGCGCAATGTGGTGGAGGCAGCAACGAATAGTAGTTTTGGAGTACTATCATCTTATCCATATCCTACGGTTAGAAAGCCACCTGATCAAGCTGAACCTCTTGTTGTTACAAAGGAAGGAAAAGACAATGGAAACGGGTGGGAATTTAAGGAGGCCGATGCTTTTAAAGTAAATAAAGATTGGTGTGGAGAGAGTGAAGGAGACAGCAATTACATACCATATTGTGCTGAAATAGAATTCAGATCATCAGGTAGAAAAGTTGTTTATCTAAAATATGAAAATGAAGGTAAAAGTATAGAGAAGGGAAATAAAACAGAAGGTGATATATACGGAAAAGGTTTGCTTTACAGGCCCGTTAAACCAATAGAGGATCAGCCGAAATTGTTTAAGATAATCTGTCATTTTGATGGAGAGAATAACACAGCTGATTTAGACTTTTCAAAAGTTGCAAAGAGAACCGACATTTCTAATAGAATGATTAAACAGTATAAAGAGGCATATCCAGAGTGGAAGTTAAAAAAACATTCTATACTATTTTTCATGAAAAGATTTCATTTTAGTAATGAAGAGACATGCGATAAACCTACAATTGGAAGAGTATTAGCACATAAAATGGTAGAGGAGTGTTCTGTAGAAGATCTAATAAAACATTCCACACGATCTGCCCTTTATCCAAAAACTCCAGAACGGCTCTGTCCCGCAACAAGGCTTCTTGGTTGGGTTCCGGAAAAGGAAGGGTCTGAACAGGGCATAGCTGGCCGTGTCAGATTTAAGACGGCGTGGTCTGATAAAAAGCTTGAAAATACCATACTTATACCACTGAAGATACTTGCCAGCCCAAAGCCAAAATATTATCCTTTCTATCTTAAGCCAAAAGACAACAACATCGATCCCAACGAAAAGGCTGCCTATTACACAAAGTCCGAAAAAGAGTGGGCTAAAATACCGGGGACCATAAGAGGTAGGAAGTTCTATCTTCACCACCCTGCAGCAATGAAAGATGACTGGCAAACACACATAAGCTACGAACATGAACATCTTTCAGAAGAAGGGAAAAAAGAGCCTACACAGCCACATATCAACCAGAACTCAACCTGTGCTGTTTTACCACCAAATGCTGAGTTCAAGGGAACTATTGAGTTTGAGTCCCTTGATGAATATGAGCTTGGTATGCTTCTCTGGTGTTTGACATTATCAGACAATCCTCTTAAGGCTTCACAAGACTTTGCACATAAACTTGGCATGGGGAAGGGAATAGGAATGGGAAGTGTTCAGTTTAATATTGAAACTGTTGTTATTGAAAGACCTGAAAAGAGCTGGTTTGACATGGAAAGCACTGAAGTAGAACTTGACTCTATTGATACTAACCCTGTAACAGAAAGCAATTTACAGGAATATGTCAGAAAATTCAAGGCATGGCTGGTAACAGGTTCTCCTGAAGGAGAGGATCGAAGCAACAACTTTAAAGAGTTACCATTCATAAAAAATCTTCTTTTGATATTCGAGAAAAACCTTGCAGGTGATACACCTGTTCAATATTATCCGCCTGGAACTTACGCTGATAAAGGATTTGAATATTTTATGAAACAAAGGGCAAAAAGGCTGCAAAATAATGAGGAACCCCTTAAAACCCCAGCAGCAATAAAGAGTGGGAATCATCAGAAAGGATAA
- a CDS encoding DnaJ domain-containing protein — MGNASYYIWLIVLIIYIISPLDLFPGFFDDLIAIGLLYYLSYRKTARQKQGTYSHSNNRDNAGSQSRQQDTRLLSLEEAYRTLGVSPDASWVEIKKAYKEKISKCHPDKVSHLNEELQEKAEELTLRLNNTLEVIRKSNGNRSQH; from the coding sequence ATGGGCAATGCCTCGTATTATATATGGTTAATAGTCCTGATTATCTATATTATCAGCCCTCTGGACCTTTTCCCGGGCTTCTTTGACGATCTTATCGCCATTGGGTTGTTATATTACTTATCTTACAGGAAGACGGCCCGGCAAAAACAGGGGACCTATTCACACAGCAATAACCGAGATAATGCCGGCAGTCAATCCCGTCAGCAGGATACCAGGCTCCTAAGCCTGGAGGAAGCATACAGGACCCTGGGGGTCTCACCTGATGCTTCATGGGTGGAGATAAAAAAGGCATACAAAGAGAAAATCTCCAAATGTCACCCTGATAAGGTCAGTCACCTGAACGAAGAACTCCAGGAGAAGGCTGAGGAGTTGACACTCAGACTTAATAATACCCTTGAAGTTATCAGAAAGAGTAATGGAAACAGGTCTCAGCACTAA